One Etheostoma cragini isolate CJK2018 chromosome 19, CSU_Ecrag_1.0, whole genome shotgun sequence DNA segment encodes these proteins:
- the LOC117935216 gene encoding uncharacterized protein LOC117935216, which yields MSVLDVNMRHTLLWVLGVFLLLYCGHAQDAVLTIEPNWSTLFTGESVTFICDMREGKDTDWYYAVWKDDRPVLTVSPSWLSPGASVTLNCSVKDPSAGWRFYWYKAVPDLSHISYNYDLLPGSTTGTDQESYIVDGQTHTAGYVCRAARGNPVFYTRYSGPMFVWSGESVTFICDMREGKDTDWYYAVWKDGAEFLPLSSHKRRTLQPLATGHSGEYQCIGDNMFSPSTRKESNKVSLTVSAQPKARLSKNVAGDKVTLTCSVNPSSSSSSSSSSSSSSSSSSSSGWNYDFCFRRQKASEPVTKQDVLSNEMIRVSVAGVYRCRGGRGEAVYYTEYSDPVGKANRRNNELTESAVYSTVKKASAAVSNRIFVALQHNWTQIFSGETIAARYQSRPPCMFGLLSHFLPSINFFSFFTTECDRPEKETDVPLPTEMAGGRLRCLSCFLAYSVLLRIGVCLHETRAVVTLQPNWPKIYRGETIGLRCEIQNGGDNTWEYEWTTTSSKKPDREYRFKAHIMHSGSYRCKGKNQDKQSSTEWSDALRLTVHESTPEPVLTVSPPWPNPEDSVTLSCKVEHPSAGWSFYWYKAVPIFQPQKNYIHKLLPGLENGSKNDSYIVRGQPHTAAYYCKATRGRPAYESQISQYRFVWSREITSVASLTVTPDRVQHLFESVSLRCKGNSTQWRVMMFTATDQLSSCYGWGTMNGSTCNIESLKNSDSVYWCESGSGAYSNAVNISVRLYRSETSSSLLTLYTAVTTGAFIILLLLPYRFIKSKGPCNDRTPQSQSTNQDEQVNKEETQEHVYASPLPGEDCIYESIGGCKDNGNDEQTEEYNNATFNSIELKRTKPDDPLEKSDYYNVNPH from the exons ATGTCGGTGCTGGATGTGAACATGAGACACACTCTGCTCTGGGTGCTGGGGGTTTTCT TGCTCCTCTACTGTGGACATGCTCAAG ATGCTGTGTTGACCATTGAACCAAACTGGTCCACTTTGTTTACCGGAGAGTCTGTTACCTTCATATGTGACATGAGGGAAGGAAAAGACACCGACTGGTATTACGCAGTCTGGAAGGATG ACAGGCCTGTCCTCACTGTGTCTCCATCATGGCTGAGTCCTGGAGCCTCAGTAACTCTGAACTGCAGTGTTAAAGATCCGTCTGCAGGATGGAGGTTCTACTGGTATAAGGCTGTTCCTGATCTGTCACACATCTCCTACAACTATGATCTGCTACCTGGCAGCACCACTGGGACTGACCAGGAGTCCTACATCGTtgatggacagacacacacagcaggataTGTGTGCAGAGCTGCAAGAGGAAACCCAGTGTTTTACACTCGTTACAGTGGACCGATGTTTGTCTGGTCTGGAG AGTCTGTTACCTTCATATGTGACATGAGGGAAGGAAAAGACACCGACTGGTATTACGCAGTCTGGAAGGATGGTGCAGAATTTCTCCCCTTGAGCTCACATAAGAGACGTACTTTACAACCACTAGCTACAGGTCACAGTGGTGAATACCAGTGCATTGGTGATAACATGTTCTCGCCATCtacaagaaaagaaagtaaTAAAGTCTCTCTAACTGTATCAG CACAACCAAAGGCCCGACTGAGCAAGAACGTTGCAGGGGACAAAGTGACCCTGACCTGCTCTGTGaatccatcatcatcatcatcatcatcgtcgtcgtcatcatcctcatcctcatcatcatcatcaagtgGTTGGAACTACGACTTCTGTTTCAGAAGACAGAAAGCCTCTGAACCAGTGACCAAACAAGATGTTCTCTCAAATGAAATGATCCGTGTCTCAGTAGCAGGAGTCTACAggtgcagaggaggaagaggagaggctGTTTACTACACAGAGTACAGCGATCCAGTCGGTAAAGCAAATA GGAGGAATAATGAGCTAACAGAGAGCGCTGTTTACTCGACTGTGAAGAAGGCTTCAGCTGCAG TGTCAAACAGGATCTTTGTGGCCCTGCAACACAACTGGACTCAGATATTCAGCGGGGAGACTATCGCTGCCAGAT ATCAGTCCCGGCCACCCTGCATGTTTGGCTTGCTGTCCCACTTTCTGCCAtccatcaattttttttcttttttcaccacAGAGTGTGATAGACCAGAAAAGGAAACAGACGTTCCTCTCCCCACAGAGATGGCTGGTGGTCGCCTCCGATGCTTGAGCTGCTTCTTGGCATACAGTGTCCTGCTCCGGATTGGGGTCTGCCTCCATG AGACAAGGGCTGTTGTGACCCTGCAACCCAACTGGCCAAAGATATACAGGGGAGAGACGATCGGCCTCAGATGTGAGATACAGAATGGAGGAGACAATACGTGGGAGTATGAATGGACAACAACCAGCTCAAAGAAACCAGACAGAGAATATAGATTTAAAGCTCATATCATGCACAGTGGATCCTATAGATGTAAGGGCAAAAACCAAGACAAACAGTCTTCAACAGAGTGGAGTGATGCCTTACGACTGACAGTACATGAAT CTACACCTGAGCCTGTCCTCACTGTCTCTCCACCATGGCCGAATCCTGAAGACTCGGTAACTCTGAGCTGTAAGGTTGAACATCCGTCTGCAGGATGGAGCTTCTACTGGTATAAGGCTGTTCCCATATTCCAACCACAGAAAAACTACATCCATAAGCTACTACCTGGTTTGGAAAATGGGTCTAAAAATGATTCATACATTGTTCGTGGACAGCCACACACTGCAGCATATTACTGCAAAGCTACAAGAGGAAGACCGGCCTATGAAAGTCAAATAAGTCAATATAGGTTTGTCTGGTCTAGAG agatcACCTCAGTAGCTTCTCTCACAGTGACTCCTGACAGAGTGCAACACTTATTTGAGTCTGTGTCCCTGAGGTGTAAGGGAAACTCCACCCAGTGGAGAGTGATGATGTTTACTGCAACAGACCAACTCTCCAGCTGTTATGGCTGGGGAACAATGAACGGATCCACATGCAACATTGAAAGCCTAAAAAACAGTGATTCAGTGTACTGGTGTGAGTCTGGATCTGGAGCTTACAGCAACGCTGTCAACATCTCTGTACGCT TGTACAGGTCTGAAACAAGTTCATCTCTATTAACGCTGTACACTGCGGTCACCACTGGAGCTTTTATCATTCTCCTGCTCTTGCCGTATCGCTTTATAAAGTCCAAGG gtcCATGCAATGACCG AACCCCACAGTCTCAGAGCACCAATCAGGATGAACAGGTAAACAAGGAGGAAACTCAAGAGCACGTATACGCTTCTCCTCTTCCAG GTGAAGATTGTATCTACGAATCAATCGGTGGTTGTAAAGACAATGGAAATG atgaacaaacagaagaaTACAATAATGCCACATTTAATTCGATTGAGCTCAAGAGGACTAAGCCTGATGATCCGTTGGAGAAGTCAGACTACTATAATGTGAATCCACATTAA